From the genome of Antennarius striatus isolate MH-2024 chromosome 19, ASM4005453v1, whole genome shotgun sequence, one region includes:
- the LOC137613443 gene encoding galectin-3 isoform X1 gives MDASTPSNHQISTLHSDALCGSCPSAGPAPQATSVWPSQAPSGTGFPGWPGQPVQPAPCWTGQPNTLCWPGTQPPPISMPTPLSIPAPAQTLPPAPAPAPTIVPTPVQVQSPAPAPAQPCQSYWPGTQCHPPQLPAPIQGQVPAPIPAPTPVPIPPTAPATAIHPSMAGWPAHPGWPYNPGQSGWPGQNPSFVPQHWLPPTSGPLSVPYNLNLARGVYDKMMMTILGHVKPNAKMFTVNFLRGNDIAFHINPRFSEGGKQVVVRNHKLGERWGSEERDLKGPFPFALGSPFEMKILCTHEAFRVAVNNIPIFEFRHRVRELNQIDRINILHDVVLTYVNVETLP, from the exons ATGGATGCAAGTACTCCATCAAATCATCAGATCTCCACACTG CATTCTGATGCTCTGTGTGGCAGCTGCCCATCCGCTGGTCCTGCCCCACAGGCTACCAGCGTTTGGCCCAGCCAGGCACCATCAGGGACTGGGTTCCCAGGTTGGCCAGGCCAGCCTGTGCAACCTGCACCATGCTGGACCGGACAACCCAACACACTCTGCTGGCCTGGGACACAACCACCTCCGATCTCTATGCCTACACCGTTGTCAATCCCAGCCCCGGCTCAAACTTTACCACCAGCACCTGCACCTGCCCCAACCATAGTCCCAACTCCAGTTCAGGTTCAAAGCCCGGCTCCTGCTCCAGCGCAGCCCTGTCAGTCTTACTGGCCGGGCACCCAATGCCACCCCCCCCAGCTACCAGCTCCAATTCAGGGTCAAGTCCCGGCTCCAATTCCAGCTCCGACTCCAGTCCCCATCCCGCCAACGGCTCCTGCGACAGCTATTCATCCCAGTATGGCGGGATGGCCAGCCCATCCTGGTTGGCCTTATAACCCCGGACAGTCAGGATGGCCTGGACAAAATCCATCTTTCGTGCCCCAACACTGGCTTCCACCCACATCTGGACCTCTT AGTGTGCCATACAACCTGAACCTGGCCCGAGGCGTCTATGACAAGATGATGATGACCATCTTGGGCCACGTCAAACCTAATGCTAAAAT GTTCACAGTCAATTTTCTGAGAGGCAATGACATTGCCTTCCACATCAACCCCCGCTTCAGCGAGGGAGGAAAACAGGTGGTGGTCCGTAACCACAAGCTGGGTGAGCGCTGGGGCTCAGAGGAGAGGGACCTGAAGGGGCCCTTTCCTTTCGCTCTGGGGAGTCCATTTGAG ATGAAGATCCTGTGCACTCATGAAGCATTCAGGGTGGCTGTGAACAACATCCCTATATTTGAGTTCCGACACCGCGTCAGAGAGCTCAACCAGATCGACAGAATCAACATCCTGCATGATGTCGTCCTCACCTACGTCAACGTGGAGACGCTCCCATAG
- the LOC137613443 gene encoding galectin-3 isoform X2 — protein MDASTPSNHQISTLHSDALCGSCPSAGPAPQATSVWPSQAPSGTGFPGWPGQPVQPAPCWTGQPNTLCWPGTQPPPISMPTPLSIPAPAQTLPPAPAPAPTIVPTPVQVQSPAPAPAQPCQSYWPGTQCHPPQLPAPIQGQVPAPIPAPTPVPIPPTAPATAIHPSMAGWPAHPGWPYNPGQSGWPGQNPSFVPQHWLPPTSGPLSVPYNLNLARGVYDKMMMTILGHVKPNAKMFTVNFLRGNDIAFHINPRFSEGGKQVVVRNHKLGERWGSEERDLKGPFPFALGSPFEANGRERWNGLESCLCSRVLDMGAAILQEGPWR, from the exons ATGGATGCAAGTACTCCATCAAATCATCAGATCTCCACACTG CATTCTGATGCTCTGTGTGGCAGCTGCCCATCCGCTGGTCCTGCCCCACAGGCTACCAGCGTTTGGCCCAGCCAGGCACCATCAGGGACTGGGTTCCCAGGTTGGCCAGGCCAGCCTGTGCAACCTGCACCATGCTGGACCGGACAACCCAACACACTCTGCTGGCCTGGGACACAACCACCTCCGATCTCTATGCCTACACCGTTGTCAATCCCAGCCCCGGCTCAAACTTTACCACCAGCACCTGCACCTGCCCCAACCATAGTCCCAACTCCAGTTCAGGTTCAAAGCCCGGCTCCTGCTCCAGCGCAGCCCTGTCAGTCTTACTGGCCGGGCACCCAATGCCACCCCCCCCAGCTACCAGCTCCAATTCAGGGTCAAGTCCCGGCTCCAATTCCAGCTCCGACTCCAGTCCCCATCCCGCCAACGGCTCCTGCGACAGCTATTCATCCCAGTATGGCGGGATGGCCAGCCCATCCTGGTTGGCCTTATAACCCCGGACAGTCAGGATGGCCTGGACAAAATCCATCTTTCGTGCCCCAACACTGGCTTCCACCCACATCTGGACCTCTT AGTGTGCCATACAACCTGAACCTGGCCCGAGGCGTCTATGACAAGATGATGATGACCATCTTGGGCCACGTCAAACCTAATGCTAAAAT GTTCACAGTCAATTTTCTGAGAGGCAATGACATTGCCTTCCACATCAACCCCCGCTTCAGCGAGGGAGGAAAACAGGTGGTGGTCCGTAACCACAAGCTGGGTGAGCGCTGGGGCTCAGAGGAGAGGGACCTGAAGGGGCCCTTTCCTTTCGCTCTGGGGAGTCCATTTGAG GCTAACGGTCGGGAAAGATGGAATGGGTTGGAAAGCTGTTTGTGCTCGCGGGTCCTAGATATGGGAGCTGCTATACTGCAGGAGGGCCCCTGGAG ATGA